GTCCTGCTGCTGGCCGATCGGGGCGCCGGGGTCGTCCACACCACCGCCGCCGCGAATCTCGCCGCGCTCATCGAGACGGTCGCCGAGCGGCCCGGCACCCGCGTCCTCAACTGCGCCGATCCGGACGCGCCCGCCGCGCTGGAGATCTGCCGGGCGATCGCGGAACACCTGGGCCATGAGTGGGAGGAGGTCCTGCTGGACGACACGGCACCGGCCGGCCTGGGCCGCACCCCCTGGGACTCCCCGCACCCGATCCTCCTCGACACCTCCGCCGCCACGGCACTCGGTTACCGGCCGGCCGGTACCTGCGCGACCACGATCGCGCCCGCACTCGACCGGCTGGTGGAAGCGGCCAGGAACGGCCGACCACCCGTCGACGACGGTTACTTCGCGGAGTACTTCGACTACGCGGCCGAGGACGCCTTTCTCGCGGGCCGGGTCGGGCGGCCGGGGCGGTAACGAGGGAGGGCGAGGGCGGGGAAGGGACAGGGAAGAGGGGACGTCCGCCTTGTCCCGGTGTCCTTGATGACGGCTGGAGATCCCGGATCCGCCACTCCCCCGGCGCCGTTGTCAGTACCTCCCCCTATCGTCCCGCCATGACCTTCCCCCTTCCCGCCGAACCGCCCCTGCCCTCCGGCCGCTTCGAGCCGCGAGGAGACGTGGAGGTGTGGTTCTCCGACGAACTGCCCGACGATCTCGTCGAGTTGTGGCCCCGGCTGCTGGAGTCCGCCGACGTCACGGGGCTCTATCCGTTCATCTGCTGGCGGGATGATCCCCACCGGCCCGAGGACCTGAGTGAGGTCGACGCGATCCGGCTCGATGCCGTGCTCGCGGCGGACTTCGCCGAATATCGCCGCCGGCGGCTGCCGTACTGGTCCAATCCGGCGGCGGCCGACGTGTTGCCGGACAGCGTGCCGGACGACGTCCGGGAGTACGTCGAGCCCTGGCCGCACGACCCGGGGCCGCCCTTCGAGAGCTGGCCCGGGCTCGCGGCGGGCGGGGCCGACACGGGTGCCGGGGTGAGCGCGGCGCAGGCCGCCCAGCGGGCCGTAGAGGAACTGCTCGGGGACGAACCCTTTGTGCACACCTGCCAGTTGGCCCTCGTGCCCGCGCGCCGTAGCGCCGATGTACCGGCGATCGTCGGGTGGGCGGCCGAGGCTCCGCTTCCCCTGTTGACCGCGCTGCTGCGGAGTTGGGAGGAGCGGTTCGGGGCGCGGGTCGTTTCGGGGTTCGGGGGTGCGCTGACCGTGTCGGTGGCCCGGCCGCCGCTCGATGTCCCGCACGCGGAGCAACTCGCCCTGGAACACGTGCTGTCGACCGCGGACAACATCGTGGACGATCCGCCGACGCCGTTCCCGGAGTACGCGAACGGGCTGGTGGGGCGGCATCAGTGGCGGTTCTGGTGGGACTAGTCCGCTGCTCGGGCGGCCGCGTCCGCTGTCGGGAACCATGGACGCGCGGCCCTTCCCGGTACTACCGTCAGAACCGCAATACCTCTGACTGAGTCAACTACCCTGAGCGAGCACCGGGGATCGATCATGACTGTCCAGGACATCCGCGCCTTCAACCGCTTCTACACGAACGTCATCGGCGCCCTCGACTACAGCCGCCACCTCTACGCCCCGTTCACCCTCACCGAGTCCCGCGTCCTGTACGAACTCGCGCACTCCCCTGGCACGGACGCCGCCGATCTCCGTGCCGAACTCTCCCTCGACGCCGGGTACTTGAGCCGGATCCTGAACCGGTTCGAGCAGGACGGGCTGGTCGAGCGGGCGCCCTCGGAGCGGGATCCGCGGCGGCGGCAGGTCACGCTCACCGTGCGGGGGCGGGAGACCGCCGCGCTGCTGGCGGAGCGGGCGGACGAATCCGTCGGAGCGCTGCTCGCGACCGTGCCGGAGGCCGACCGGCCGCGGCTCGCCGAGGCGCTGCACACCGTACGGACCATCCTGTCGGAGGACACGGAGAGTTCGGGGGGCTCGGGAGGCTCGGACGACGTACGGCGGTCCCGGCCCGAGGACGTCGTGCTGCGGGAGCCCGGGCCCGGGGACCTCGGCTGGATCGTGCAGCGGAACGCCGCGCTGTACGCCGCCGAGTACGACTTCAACGCCGACTACGAAGGGCTCGTGGCGCGGATCGTCGCCGATTTCGCCGAGGATCACGATCCGCATCTGGAGCGGGTGTGGATCGCCGAGCTGGACGGGCGGCCGGTGGGGTGCGTGATGTGCGTGCGGGACGACGCCCCGGGTACCGCCCGGCTGCGGCTGCTGCTCGTCGAGCCCGACGCGCGCGGGCTGCGGATCGGGGATCAACTCGTCGCCGCTGTCGTCGAGTTCGCGCGCGGGGTCGGTTATCGCGACCTCGTGCTGTGGACCAACGACATCCTCGGCGCCGCCCGCCGCATCTACCAGCGGCACGGTTTCGTCCTCAGCGCCGAGAAGCCGCACCGCTCCTTCGGCCAGGATCTCGTCGGCCAGGACTGGCGGCTCGACCTGCACCAGCGGCAGTAGTGAGCGGTGACGAGTAGGGTCCGTGGCATGAAGCTCGCCTTCTCCACCCTCGGTGTCCCCGGCCTCCCCGTGACCGATGTCCTGGACCTCGCCGTCACGCACGGTTACCACGGCGTCGAGTTGCGCGCGCACCCCGAGGAGCCCGTGCACCCCGGTATCGACGCCGCCCAACGGGCCGACGTGGTCGCCGAGTTCAAGGCGGCCGGGGTCGAAGTCCTGGGCCTCGCGGGGTATGCGCGGGTGGCGGCACCGGGCGACGACGCCCCCGTACTCGCCGAGATCCGTGAACTGCTGGAACTGGCACGGGACTTGGGCGCGCCCTTCGTCCGCGTCTTTCCCGGCGGCGGCACCGAGCAGTCCGTGGAGGAGGCCGACGCCACGGCCGCGCGGCGGCTCGGTACGGCGGCGGAGTGGGGCGCCGACCTCGGCGTACGGGTCCTGCTGGAGACCCACGACTCGCACCGCACCGGCGCGGACGCGCTGCGCGTGCTCGGCCCGGTCGGGCACCGGCAGGCCGGGGCGCTGTGGGACGTGATGCACACCTGGCTCGGTGGCGAGCAACCGTCGGAGACGATCGCCGCGCTGGGCCCGTATCTCGGATACGTGCAGGTCAAGGACATCGCCTCGGCCGCCGACACCACCCCGCTGCCGCTCGGCGCCGGTGTCCTCCCGCTCGCCGAGTGCGTCGAGGTCCTCGCCCGGCACGAGTGGGACGGCTGGCTGTGCTGGGAGTACGAGAAGCGGTGGTACGAGGCCGCCGCCCCGCTCCCCGGACTGCTGGCCGCCGGTCACGATCACCTGGCGCGGCTGCTCAACGACTCCGCGTAAACGACTGGCGGCCCCGGCTGCCTGCGGCTTAGGGTCCCCCGGTGCCCCCTCACCCCGCCCCGCGCCCCGTCATGCCCTCATGAGCCCCGCACTCGCCCGTACGTTGATCGACGTCCGGCCGCTGCGGACGTCCCCGGTGTACCGGCGGCTGCTGATCGGGCGGACGGTGTCCACGCTCGGCAGCTTCATGACCATGGTCACCGTCATGTACCAGGTCTGGGACATGACGCGCAGCACGGTGTGGACCGGTGCGGTCGGCGTGGCGCAGGCCCTGCCGATGATCGGCTTCGGGTTGTTCGCGGGCGCCTGGGCGGACCGGACCGACCGGCGCCGCGTCTATCTCACCGGCACCGCCGGGTCCGCCGCCTGCTCCCTCCTGCTGGCCGTGCAGGGCTTCACGGGGCACGTACCGGTGGCCGTGGTGCTGGCCCTGGTGGCGGCGCAGTCCGCGTTCGCCGCGATCGGCGCACCCGCGTCGGGCGTGTTCGTACCGCGGCTGCTGCCCAAGGACCAGGTGGCCGCCGGTCTCGCCCTGAACCAGGTGACCGGCCAGGCGATGATGCTGCTCGGCCCGGCCGTGGCGGGCGTGGTGCTCGGCTGGTGGGGCATCGGTGTCTGCTACCTGCTGGACACCCTCAGCTTCGGCGCGTCGTTCTACGGCGCCTTCGGCCTCCCCCCGCTGCCGCCCGAGGGCGAGAAGTCACGCCCCGGGCTGCACGGCATGTTCGACGGCCTGCGTTTCCTGGCCGGGCACCGGGTGGTGCGTGGCGCGCTGATCACCGACATGGCGGCCACAGTCCTGGCGATGCCGGTCAGCCTCTTCCCGCTGATCAACGCCGAACGCTTCGGCGGCGACCCGCGGACCCTGGGCCTGTTCCTGTCCGCGCTCGCCGTGGGCGGGGTCACGGCCACGGCCCTCTCCGGCCCGGTCACCCGTCTCGCCCGCCCCGGTTCGGTGATGCTCTGCGGCGCGGCGGGCTGGGGCGCCGCCCTGGCCTGCTTCGGCCTGCTGACCAGCCCGTGGGCGGGACTCGCGCTGCTGGCGCTGGCGGGCGCCGCCGACGCCACCTCGGTGGTCGCCCGCAGCACGATCGTGCAGACCCGCACCCCGGACGCCCTGCTCGGCCGGGTCACGGCCGCCGAACAGATCATCGGCCAGGCGGGCCCCAACCTCGGCAACCTCCGCGGCGGCCTGGTCGCGGGCTGGACCTCGGGCGCGACGGCCCTGTTCACCGGCGGGCTGCTGTGTGTGCTGGCGGTGGCGGGGGTGGGGGCGAGTACGCCGGAACTGCGCGCCGGGACGGGGGCCGGGGTCACACCGGACGAGCCGTGAGCGGCGCCGTCCCGTCCAGGCACCAGTCCAGCACCGCGGGCCACGAGCCGTAACCGGCGACCAGGTCCAAGTGGCCCGCGCCCGGGATGAGTTCGGTGGGGATGCCGAACGGGTCGCCGTAGGCGGTGCGCGCGTTCTCCGGGCAGTGCGGGTCGTCGTCGCCGGCGACCAGGCGGACGTCTCCGGGAAGCGTGAAGTCGGCGGCGGGCGGGGCGAATCCGGCCACCTCCGGATACTGCGCGACCACGGCGCGGGAGGGCGGTCCGACCAGGAGCACCCGGTCCGCCGCACCGCCCAGGACCTGCCCGCGGGCGACGGCGTGCAGCCAGAGCAGCGCCGAGGCACTGTGTCCGAGGACGACCCGCTCGGCGCCGCCGCCGTTCTCCAACTCGCCGAGACAGCGCGCGAGTTCACCCAGCCACACGTCCAGGTCGGGGGCGTCGGGGTCGGGCAGCTGGGGGTAGACGACGTGATGGCCGAGTTCCCCGAGCCGGTCGGCCAGCCAGTGCTGCCAGTGCTCCTTCGGGCGGTGGTTCTGCCAGCCGTGGAGGATGAGGTAGGAGTTCATGGGGGCGATGGTTTCCGATCACCGGCCGATCGGTCCAACTGGACGTGCGCACACCCCGGTTCGCCTCCACACCTCACGCCGGCAACTGCCCCCGCAGCGCGGCAAACGCATCGTGGAACCCCGGGAAAGTCTTCCGCACGCACCCCGGGTCGTCGAACGAGATACCCGGTACCCGCAGCCCGGTCACCGCGAAGGACATGACGATGCGGTGGTCGCCGTAGGACTTGATCTCCGTGCCCGTGACGGGAGTTGACCCCGGCACGTCGCTCGGGCGGATCTCGATCCAGTCGGGGCCCGTCGCCACCTCCACGCCCAACCGCCGGAGGCCTTCCGCACAGGCCTCCAGCCGGTCGCACTCCTTGACCCTCGTGTTGCCGACGTCCTCGATGCGGACCGGGCCCGAGGCGAAGGGGGCGATCGCGGCCAGCGTCGGCATGGTGTCCGAGATGTCCCGCATGTTGACCGTGAGGCCGCGCAGCTCGCCCGTCCCCCGCACCCGCGTGCCCTTCGCGCCCGTCTCCACCTCCGCACCCATCCGGCGCAGTACGTCGACGAAGCCCAGGTCGCCCTGGAGCGCGCCCGTGCCCAACCCCGGGACCGTCACCTCTCCACCCGTCACGGCCGCCGCCGCGAAGAAGTAGCTCGCGGTGGACGCGTCCGGTTCGATCCCGTAGGTGGTGGCCCGGTAGCCGCCCGACGGGACGACGTAGGTAGCACCCTCCTTGCGGACCTCCACCCCGAACTCCCGCATCATCGCGATCGTGATCTCGACGTACGGCGCGGAGACCAGGTCCGTGACCCTGACGCGCAGGCCCTTCCTCGTCAGGGGGCCGAGGAGGAGCAGCGCGGTCAGGTACTGGGAGGACTGGCCGGCGTCCAGGACGACCTCCCCGCCCTCCACACCGGACGCCTCGATGCGCAACGGGTGGTGGCCCTCCGCCTGCTCGTGGCGCAGGTCGACGCCCAGGTCGCGTAGGGCCCGGGTGAGCGGGAGGAGCGGGCGGCGGCGCATCTGCGGGGAGGCGTCGAAGCGGAAGCTGCCGCGACCCGCCGCCGCCAGCGTCGGCAGGAAGCGGGCCGTCGTCGCGCCGTCCCGGCAGTACACGTCCGCCTCCGCGACCGCCGGACCCTGCGGGCGGCCGTCGATCTGCCAGGCGTCCGGGGTCAGGCCCACGCGGTAGCCGAGCCGGGTCAGGCCCTCGGCGAAACCCTCGGTGTCGTCCGAGCGGAGGGGGCGCCGGAGGGTGGTGACGCCGTCGGCGGCGGCCGCCAGGAACAGCGCGCGGGCGGTGATGGACTTGGAACCGGGGATGTCGACTACGGGCATGCCCTCATGATCGGGCGGCGGTCGGCCGCCCCGCCGGGACGTCCACGGGATGGACGACCACCGTTCGCCCGCCCGTCTCCGCCATCCACCCGCACATCCCTGTGCGTGACCGCACCCGTCCCGTTGTGCACCGCTTCACCAACTTCCGGGAATCAGCCGGAAGAAGGGAACCCACATCCCCTCGCGGCCGTCCAAACCGCATGCTGCCGGACGAGTCTCCGTGGCACGGCGTCGGCCTCGCCGCTGGCTGCGAAAGCTGACAAACCCTCTCCTCCGTGCCGCGGCCGGCAGCAAGCCGTCATCGGCGCGCCCCCCTCCAACTGCGCCGATGGCGGCTCCCTCGCTGGGTACTGTGCGTTCCCTTGACTGGCAGAAACTTCCCGGATATTCGTGAAGTCTTGG
The nucleotide sequence above comes from Streptomyces sp. N50. Encoded proteins:
- a CDS encoding DUF4253 domain-containing protein gives rise to the protein MTFPLPAEPPLPSGRFEPRGDVEVWFSDELPDDLVELWPRLLESADVTGLYPFICWRDDPHRPEDLSEVDAIRLDAVLAADFAEYRRRRLPYWSNPAAADVLPDSVPDDVREYVEPWPHDPGPPFESWPGLAAGGADTGAGVSAAQAAQRAVEELLGDEPFVHTCQLALVPARRSADVPAIVGWAAEAPLPLLTALLRSWEERFGARVVSGFGGALTVSVARPPLDVPHAEQLALEHVLSTADNIVDDPPTPFPEYANGLVGRHQWRFWWD
- a CDS encoding bifunctional helix-turn-helix transcriptional regulator/GNAT family N-acetyltransferase, with product MTVQDIRAFNRFYTNVIGALDYSRHLYAPFTLTESRVLYELAHSPGTDAADLRAELSLDAGYLSRILNRFEQDGLVERAPSERDPRRRQVTLTVRGRETAALLAERADESVGALLATVPEADRPRLAEALHTVRTILSEDTESSGGSGGSDDVRRSRPEDVVLREPGPGDLGWIVQRNAALYAAEYDFNADYEGLVARIVADFAEDHDPHLERVWIAELDGRPVGCVMCVRDDAPGTARLRLLLVEPDARGLRIGDQLVAAVVEFARGVGYRDLVLWTNDILGAARRIYQRHGFVLSAEKPHRSFGQDLVGQDWRLDLHQRQ
- a CDS encoding sugar phosphate isomerase/epimerase family protein; this encodes MKLAFSTLGVPGLPVTDVLDLAVTHGYHGVELRAHPEEPVHPGIDAAQRADVVAEFKAAGVEVLGLAGYARVAAPGDDAPVLAEIRELLELARDLGAPFVRVFPGGGTEQSVEEADATAARRLGTAAEWGADLGVRVLLETHDSHRTGADALRVLGPVGHRQAGALWDVMHTWLGGEQPSETIAALGPYLGYVQVKDIASAADTTPLPLGAGVLPLAECVEVLARHEWDGWLCWEYEKRWYEAAAPLPGLLAAGHDHLARLLNDSA
- a CDS encoding MFS transporter, whose protein sequence is MSPALARTLIDVRPLRTSPVYRRLLIGRTVSTLGSFMTMVTVMYQVWDMTRSTVWTGAVGVAQALPMIGFGLFAGAWADRTDRRRVYLTGTAGSAACSLLLAVQGFTGHVPVAVVLALVAAQSAFAAIGAPASGVFVPRLLPKDQVAAGLALNQVTGQAMMLLGPAVAGVVLGWWGIGVCYLLDTLSFGASFYGAFGLPPLPPEGEKSRPGLHGMFDGLRFLAGHRVVRGALITDMAATVLAMPVSLFPLINAERFGGDPRTLGLFLSALAVGGVTATALSGPVTRLARPGSVMLCGAAGWGAALACFGLLTSPWAGLALLALAGAADATSVVARSTIVQTRTPDALLGRVTAAEQIIGQAGPNLGNLRGGLVAGWTSGATALFTGGLLCVLAVAGVGASTPELRAGTGAGVTPDEP
- a CDS encoding RBBP9/YdeN family alpha/beta hydrolase, with the protein product MNSYLILHGWQNHRPKEHWQHWLADRLGELGHHVVYPQLPDPDAPDLDVWLGELARCLGELENGGGAERVVLGHSASALLWLHAVARGQVLGGAADRVLLVGPPSRAVVAQYPEVAGFAPPAADFTLPGDVRLVAGDDDPHCPENARTAYGDPFGIPTELIPGAGHLDLVAGYGSWPAVLDWCLDGTAPLTARPV
- the aroA gene encoding 3-phosphoshikimate 1-carboxyvinyltransferase, whose product is MPVVDIPGSKSITARALFLAAAADGVTTLRRPLRSDDTEGFAEGLTRLGYRVGLTPDAWQIDGRPQGPAVAEADVYCRDGATTARFLPTLAAAGRGSFRFDASPQMRRRPLLPLTRALRDLGVDLRHEQAEGHHPLRIEASGVEGGEVVLDAGQSSQYLTALLLLGPLTRKGLRVRVTDLVSAPYVEITIAMMREFGVEVRKEGATYVVPSGGYRATTYGIEPDASTASYFFAAAAVTGGEVTVPGLGTGALQGDLGFVDVLRRMGAEVETGAKGTRVRGTGELRGLTVNMRDISDTMPTLAAIAPFASGPVRIEDVGNTRVKECDRLEACAEGLRRLGVEVATGPDWIEIRPSDVPGSTPVTGTEIKSYGDHRIVMSFAVTGLRVPGISFDDPGCVRKTFPGFHDAFAALRGQLPA